The Branchiostoma floridae strain S238N-H82 chromosome 12, Bfl_VNyyK, whole genome shotgun sequence genome segment GAAAAGCGTTCGTTATCGTCTTAAGCATGAGCACGGAGAAGCTCACTATCGACAGCGATGGTTATCCCAACCATCGACGCGGGCACGAGCACGGCCCCGTCGCCCTGACTTCGCTGGTCCAACTTCTGACGGCGGGTCTGTCTGTGGTCATCATCGTGCTTGCCATCCAACAGGGGACACACATGATAATAGAGGAGGTGTCAGCACGGAAGGGCGCAGCTTCTGATTACCAGAAGATGGTCGCCGACTACGAGAAGGAAGTGGCAGCCATTAAGGCACAGCGAGAGGTCGACGTGACGTTGTTCAGCGCTCGGCTCGAAGCCCTGGAGGCaaaaattctaaacaatggGCAGATAGAAGGCAACATAAACCCACAGGTAAAGACAAGTTGTGGCTAAACATTTTCTAACTCAATCTGTCAGTCATTTGAAGAAATTGCTGTATTGACTTTGGGATCATTGAATTTTGAGAAgtcagaaaatgcatttttttaaaatcgaAACGGACTCTTAACTGTGCATGTTTAACAGATGTTGTCAAATGATAAGAATATTCCATTATAATTGTCGGTAGAAAAGTTCTAAGTTGACTCCGACATGGACATAGAACGTTAAGTTCAAACTGCAGCGATGAAAGTCTTTTGGACCGTGGTCGTTAgacaaagtttgactgtatccATAAGTAATGTCGCTCTCCCCGGCCAGTCGGAACCAAGCAAAACCAGGGGTGCCTCTGTTGTGAAGTCATATGCCGGTACTGATAGTGTCGACGTCCCCTGGCAAACTGGGTCCGCACACCGCCGGGAAAAGAGGGCGGCGAACTCAGTGACATGGCCGGCAGGGGCAGGCGGTAAGTCCACTTCTTTGTGAGTTGCAGTCAACTTGGCATCCAGCTGGTGTAGGCAGACATATGTAAAAAATCTTCAAACGTAAGTTTGAAAGCCAGTCATGCTCGGTCGACTACTACACTCTGTATGTTAAATGGTGACCAGTTTTAGATATGGCTTCGCCTTTACTTATTGTTAAAGACCCTCAACTTTGGAGGTATACTTTTTGGTGTGTTATACAGATTATAAAAATTACAAAGTAtacagatgtgaaagtcatttgcataatcagaatatttcatggaggtatgtggtctccgaactcttgttggttCAGTTTGGTTTAGAATTTCGTTCTGGTTCGTCTGCAGCCTGCTTGCAGGGTCCGCCTGGGAGGGACGGCCGTGACGGACGGGACTGTCCCTGTGGAGCAAAAGATACGGAGGTAGAATACTAATACAACTGATTCAGACTTGGATTTGGGCAGGGATATCTGGCGGCAACTTTCTAGTTATCTCTCCACGCTAGAGTGCTTCTCAAGTGACGCCCAACGCCCAAGTTGTATTTTTACCCAATGACACCGTGTTTTGAAATAGTGCCTATAACTACTCATTGATTGATCGATCATTTTGTTTGATAATAAGTTGTTAGATTATGGTTAttcatttgttgtttagttTGACGACTCAAAGAAGCTATAGATCATTTTAATGTTCATCATTTTGATGTTTGCGGCTTTGGCCGCAACGATGTTTGTTTCTGACAGGCCTAGAATCTAGAATATCGCACATAGTGTTCACTGAATAGATATTTTGTTGGACGTCCACGGGGACTAAGAGTGACGGtagagaaagcagggtacatccagacagggtTTTCGCTGTTGggtgtccctgcataggaggatggcAATACATAATGTCACTTCTGTTACAGGTTGCCTTCACGCTAACCCGTTCCACCGATCTGGGCGTGGTGTCCAGTACAGCTGACCTGaccgtgacctttgaccatGTGCTGACTGATGTTGGCGGCAGCTTTACTGGCGTTACCAACCCGTCCGTCTTCAACTGTCAACATCCAGGTGTCTATCAGTTCAGGTAAAATGCTGATTCTCATACAGCGTCTAtctttcttttccattttcattttctttccatcTCTTCTTCCTCTGAACCAATGACACTTTTTCTTATGTTTTCCAACAGGTGGCATTGCAGCAAGAATTCAGTCACAAGATGTCTGGCTATATGTCATGATTGATATTGTTATATTTTCCAGCTTCTCGGCACTGTCCCAGGCAAACCGTTCTGCCTTTGTCAAGCTGATGAAAAACGGACAATTTCAGGTTAGTTCTGTAGATTACAGGGTGATCATTTTGTCCATATCAATGTGCTGCAAGTCAAAAGTAccaataaaaaatgatattcgagttttcttttacacaagttCTGTCTCTCAACTTTGATGTCTATCAGATGTCTCAGagctgactggagttctgcttctcactgctTTATGTAGCCgatataggtggcgcttcttGTCACGGTTCATCACTGGGTTTCATCATGGTGGTTTCATGAACCGGGATGAGTGGGATGCAAACTTAGCCTCGTTCttgccacaaaagcgccacctacattggctacatagaGCTGTGAGATGCAGCACTCCAGtcaagctctgaggaagatgtctgatggACATCGAAGTGTAATCAGGTGAAAGACATTACTGGTTAATAATATATAAAAAGAAAACCTCAATATCCTATGTTccgccaacctgatgaaataattttcggagccaataaaaatgttttgtaagAAATCTAGTCCATGTTGAGTGCCTTTTATTGACTGACCACAAAGCTCTGATTATTGCCTCTTTTATCATCTCCCTCAGCTTGCCATGTGGGCTGGGCAGGGTTCTACCTATGGCAGTGGGGCAAACACTGCTGTGCTGGAGCTGGAGCAAGGGGACCGAGTCTGGATGGCTATCGGTTCACCAAACAGATATGCCATACATAGTAACGGTAACCGCTATGTCAGCTTCACAGGGGTCCTGTTATACTCTACCTAAATGGTGTGTCACAGACTCCCACAACTAGCCTGAGGGCAATGTTCTGTTGTAATCTACCTAAATTCTGCATAAAGGCAACAATATTCCATCAGTTATGAAGTAAGGAATGAATTCTGTTGACACCAAGCTCATTTTCAGAATAAACAGAATATTTCAAGTATCAAACTTAAGGCAAAGAACCATGGCTAGTgacataaagaaataaatctaCAGTAAAAATACTGACTGTCGTGTCTTTTCTTAGGCGTTGATATGATTCTTTTCCATTCTGCACTTGTTTACACAGCATTCCTATTAATAGGATGTTGCTTGCTTTATCATCTTTCAAGTCTTTCCAATATGTCGTCAAGGTACACTGTAATTGCCATATGCGTGGTAACACATGCACAGAAACACATATACTACAGAAGACTATTACAACGCACTTGCCGCATTATTATCATGACATAAAACAATATCATGATAATAAAAAGATAAGTCAGTAGAAGCTCCAAAGCTCAATAGAATAGTTTCTAATTTGGTCAACGACAATGAAAGGTCTCAATAAAATTAACGACATCGCAGAAGTACTTGTTGCTTCTTCACCTCAACCTTGTAGATCGGCGGCCGGGGCAGCCGCAATATCTACACCATTATTAACGCATGCGAATGTTGTCAAT includes the following:
- the LOC118427616 gene encoding complement C1q tumor necrosis factor-related protein 4-like, whose protein sequence is MSLLLQVAFTLTRSTDLGVVSSTADLTVTFDHVLTDVGGSFTGVTNPSVFNCQHPGVYQFSFSALSQANRSAFVKLMKNGQFQLAMWAGQGSTYGSGANTAVLELEQGDRVWMAIGSPNRYAIHSNGNRYVSFTGVLLYST